Below is a genomic region from Anaerotignum faecicola.
ATTTTATACTCGGATTTATAGAAAAATACTATAAGGAATATTCATTCCATGCGGTCAGGAACGCCAAATTTAAAATAGCGTCGCTGGGCAATGATGCGGGCATATACGGCGCGGCCGTCCTTCTGCTTTAATTTTTATATACGAAAGACTGACAAA
It encodes:
- a CDS encoding ROK family protein, which translates into the protein LVMEKKGYALGLGLSHACEICDPEVYIIGGGVSKAGDFILGFIEKYYKEYSFHAVRNAKFKIASLGNDAGIYGAAVLLL